A stretch of DNA from Ranitomeya variabilis isolate aRanVar5 chromosome 1, aRanVar5.hap1, whole genome shotgun sequence:
aattagcaacatcagcgccttgtctggtcaaatcagtcagtggtttaacgacgtccgaaaaaccagcaataaatcggcggtaaaagttggcaaagcccaaaaatctctgaagacccttaagagaggagggctgagtccagtcacaaatagcttgcaccttgacgggatccatctcaatggaagagggagaaaaaatataccccaaaaaggaaattttctggaccccaaaaacgcacttagaccccttcacacataaagaattagaccgcagaacctgaaaaactctcctgacctgctggacatgagagtcccagtcatcagaaaaaatcagaatatcatccagatatattatcataaatttatccagaaaatcgcggaaaatatcatgcataaaagactggaaaactgaaggggcattagaaagaccaaaaggcatgaccaaatactcaaagtggccctcgggcgtattaaatgcggtcttccactcatccccctgcctgatccgcaccaaattatacgccccacgaagatcaattttagagaaccacttagcaccctctatacgagcaaacaaatcagtaagcaatggcaatgggtattgatacttaacagtgatcttattcagaagccgataatcaatacatggtctcaaagagccgtctttttttgagacaaagaaaaacccagctcccaagggagaagaagatggacgaatatgtcccttttccaaagactcctttatatattcccgcatagcagcatgttccggcacagacaaattaaacaaacgaccctttggatatttacaacccggtatcaaatctatggcacaatcgcactcacggtgcggaggtaacgacccaagcttgggttcgtcaaagacgtcttgataatcagagaggaactcagggacttcagagggaatggacgacgaaatagaaaccaaaggtacgtccccatgaatacccttacatccccagctcaacacagacattgctctccagtccaagactgggttgtgagactgcaaccatggcaatcccaataccaaatcgtcatgtaaattatacagcaccaggaaacgaataatctcctggtgatccggattgatacgcatggttacttgtgtccagtattgtggtttattattagccaatggggtggagtcaatccccttcagaggaataagagtctccaaaggctctaaattaaaaccacaacgattggcaaaggaccaatccataagactcagagcggcgccagagtcaacataggcgtccgtagcaatggatgacaaagagcaaatcagagttacagacaaaataaacttagactgaatggtgccaatggaaacagacttatcaagcttctttgtacgcctagagcatgctgatataacatgagtagaatccccacaatagaaacacaatccattcttccgtctaaaattctgtcgctcgctcctggacagaattctatcacactgcatactttctggcgtcttttccatagacaccgccagatggtgcaccggtttgcgctcccgcagacgcctatcaatctgaatagccattgtcatggactcattcagacctgcaggcaaagggaaccccaccataacatccttaacggcatcagagagaccttctctgaaagttgccgccaaggcgcactcattccactgagtaagcacagaccatttacggaatctttggcagaaaacttcagcttcgtcttgcccctgagatagtgccatcaaagttttttctgcctgaagttccaaatgaggttcctcataaagcaagcccaaggccagaaaaaacgcatccacatcgcgtaacgcaggatcccctgctggcaatgagaaggcccaatcttgagggtcacccctgagcaaggaaatcacaatcctaacctgcagagcagggtctccagctgaacgagacttcagagacaaataaagcttacaattatttcggaaattctggaagctagctctattccctgtgaagaactccggcaaaggaattctcggctcagataccggagcatgtaccacaaaatcttgtaaattttgtactttcgtgatgagattattcaaacccgcagttacactctggagatccattagtgtcaggtgcacacagagcatacagagattaggaggagagagagaaaaaagactgcagcaaggcagactggaggaaaaaaaaaaaaaaaaaataccagcagacttcttataactctcctttctcaacctgggtctttaacactttactggccggtcaaactgtcatgatctctgcaggcagagatcatagcaagcctatagagggacaagctctcggaagatggaactatactgaccatgaactaagcctgccgcgcaactagaaatagccaggtagcatttcctatttatcgctagatgcccagctctggcctaagacctaaatagctagcagaggaaaatataagacctggctcacctctagagaaatattccaaagaagacagtagccccccacatataatgacggtgagttcagatgaaactacaaacgcagcaggaaaatagtcttagcaaatttgaggtccgcttactagatagcagaagacagatagtatactttcatggtcagcagaaaaacactaacaaaacaccatccagagattaccttaaactctggcattaactcataacgccagagtagcaatccctgatcaacgagagctttacagacacagtaacaaaacttcagctgtgaactggaacaaataggcaaaacaaaacatggacaaaagtccaacttaactagtagttgtctagaagcaggaacaagcactgagaggcatcagataacattgttgaccggcaagaaaccaccagagaaatgagcttaaatagcgacacccactactgatggaaccaggtgaaacaggaaagaggatgacaagtccaattccacaagcggccaccgggggagcccagaatccaaattcacaacacccgtcaagctaggtgggcactgttttttgcccggtttgatttctccgtaacatatatccctgggacaaaggatgttaaagcagatgctttgtctcatagtttctttccagcagttaatactgagaaggaggaatgtattttggagaaaggggtggtggtggcagcattgggttctgagttgtagagtagcatcctagaggcccagaatgctgcaccagcTAACATTccctatggtaaattatttgtgcctagagccttgcggagagctttgtttgctgaatgtcatgagtcttggttggcgggtcatccagggatttcggaaactagaaagtcgatcggttGAAGTTTCTGggggccagggtggcaaagagaaatcatcaagtgggtgggtcagtgtactgtgtgcaTTAGGTCAAAGGCCTCATATGCcctggctgcagggttgctgtgccctttagaggttcctagttcaccatggtcacatcttgctatggattttatcacctatCTGCCAGTCTCtgggggtttttctgtcatctgggttgttgtggaccggtttagtaagatgtgtcatctggtcccgttcaataaattaccctgcgccaagactctagctaaggcatttgtgaaagagattgtcaggctccatggggttcccacggacattgtttccaaaggaggaccacagtttgtggctcgcttttggcatgctttttgtgacagattagaggttcatttgtcattttcatcaggtTCTCATCCGGAGTGCAATGGACAGACCAAAAGGAAGAACCAGGATGTCGAGCAGTTTTtgggatgttttgtagcagacaatcaggagatgtggtcggaatatgtaccactagctgagtttgctcttaataatcatacgtcttcctcggctgggtgttcaccttttttttgctgtatagggaggcatccatctttcggtccattttcaaagattggggcagcggtgcctgaggaggaaagTTTTTccggaaatttggacagggtttggaccaatgtacgccataatctgaagGAGGCAAAAAGggggtcaaagaaatattttgacaagaaaagaagggaggcattgtttgcagttggggacatggtctggttgtcctctaggaatctgcgtttgaatatCCCTTCTTAAAagctggggcctaagtttgtaggacccttcaaagtggttcaggttgtcaactcggcagcggtgagattagacatcccctcatCCTTTAGAatgaattcagtttttcatgtatctttactgaacaaagttgacacaccagataaggaggtgATGCCGACTGTTCCCCCAGTTGATGAGGAGGGCGAGTTTGAGATATCACTttttttagattccaggtggcacagaggaaggttgcagtatctcgtgtcctggaagggtttcgatcaggaggataattcctgggtgaaagctgaggacgtcttGGCCTCATGgatgattaaggcttttcacaggagatttccaaataaggctcggccaagaggatctGGAGGATtctcgtaaaaggggaggtactgttagaatctgttttgtttttgaccatcaaccatcttgttgtggttttctggctgctggtctttttcccctggtgctgggttgccttaggtcaggtgattgtatcaccctttattacccagcacctgcctcccattccttgctggacaacaatgttaatccactagagttctggctaggtgctttgatagctttctgtgtttgatattgtgcagttctgggatctctggttctgctatctttagtttttgttttcagttggtttctgcagccatctctgtgttttctatttggaggtggccttttttttttacccagtccttagatctttcagggacctccttccccctatctatatgtTTTCACTGAGATtaagaatgggtcgcccactccatcatagggtatcagcctagtctcagtgcaaggtcagttttcccccttctatcctagttctgtgttgcagttccataacaccatctcatacatccatctctacaacaaagacatgaacattattgagcatgtttggggtaggatgaaagaggaagcttggaagacaaaaccaaagaatctagatgaactatgggaggcatgtaagactgcattgcagttcctgatgacttcattaataaattgtatgaatcattgttgaaccgtatggatgcagtccttcaagctcatggaagtcacacaaaatattaaatatgactctaacactggtcaacagcatttttggtgccaaagatatttcatcgaatttagggtaactttggggtgcttattcagaatatgtcatcagttttgccagattggctcaagtttttgagatttttcgtaaaatgtgtaaaaaaaagacgtaatttgctacacgcgcattaactgcacagaaataacagtcatcatgatgatttttttgctctctccacaccattggaacaccaaatttgaagctttttctttgtcctttgctccattttcgtaataattcgatacatgctttgcacactatgtgtggtccccaagcataaccccaaaataggcaaaatacactttttttacgaagtctgttatgtttcttctatgttttggcagtgtgtaacacaaaactatattgagaactgctcagttcaagtactaatccaaagaaattaatgagatgatacgtcgcatttaccaacaagtgctataaataagataccaaaaatctcaaaaacttgagccaatcttgcaaaactgatagcatattcagaatcagcaccccaaaaataccccaaattcattaaaatattttggacaccagaaaaaaaatttttttttgttgacctgtgtaatagcacCACaagttcattcaccaatgttatgcaacatatatttgtatcttAAGTTAATTAATTGTTTAATTATCACATTTCGGAgaatttcagctttcaaaagaataatttatacaatcaatggataaatttaacgtcaggttataagcttttatttacataacacgggtaagcgacataacttctgtcagggagtgtatattcttttccctaagataaaaaaaatgtgGTGCAGCATAATAAATAAGTAAACTATTGAGATCATGTAATAAAGAAATGAGACAGGTGTTAGCATgatatagcattttattgcataaaagcatTCTAAAATACATGGCAGCACTAGACTTAATAAAATAGGTGAAAAATAACTTCCCCTCAACTTTTGTCACTTTTTGAAGGCTTGCACATGTGATGTTACAGAGAATGTGAATGTTTCGGTCCACAAAGGCAGGTAATATATTGTACTGTAAGATCCAAACCTGCCAAATTGTTGATTCAAACATCAATATAGAATATAATCTTCTTTAAAATAAGGcaaaaataacccaaaacaaaacaTCGACAACTCAAACACTGACCAGGATTCTAGATTTTCAAATGCAAAAAAAAGCAAATTCTTAGCACTAATAATAAGGACAAAACATGTTCAGGAAAGACAGAGGACAACCATTCTCCTTGATCGAGGTGATCTTAGTCTATTTACACAATATGTCTGAGTGTTCTAAGTAAATGTAAAcagttattattaataatattattattaagaTCCTTGGCAATGTATTGGCATGCATTTCAGAATACTTAAAATCTCTAAAAACTGAAAAGTTCACTTGTCCTCAGGCACCTACAGTATATTGAAGATGGTTTTCTCTAcagcacagcatggctggccaaatCTTATTCCTGTGTTCAAGTATCTATGTAGAATATGTCCGAGTAGATAAAGTGCAAAGTCTTTAAAGTTTATATAAGCAGTGGTTAGGCCTCTGTGAAAAAATAAATCATATATACAGTCGATATATTTCAGCAATCAGAACAATCAGCGTTGTAGTGTTCAGATATTTCTTTCTTTCCATAAAATATAAGTAATTATTATACACATAAGAAAATAAGATTCGATCTTCCAGTTCTAGATGTCTACTGCGTATCAAGTGCAGAGTAGATAATTATTTAGAATATACTTTGGTTAATGTAAATTTAGTAATAATACTCATGGCTTAGCATAAGACCAGCATTTTGTTCAGTACATTCTACTGGTTTGGTACAGGACAGTTCACACTGATGATATACTGCACACACGCAGATGTAACCCTTGTAGCTCACTCATTGACAATGGTGCTATTGGAGGAATAATCATATCCTGACACTTAGGGTCCATCTGGATCTGTGTCCCTTTTTGTGCATAAATAACTGAATTTATGACTATTTTACAATGTGaagttaaatataatttttttagcattttaatcATACACAGGTACATTTATGACTATAGTGTAGAAATCAAATGTACAAACATCCAATAACGTACCCTGAATCCATTATTGGAGGTATAGTATTGCATTATGACAGTATATGACTTACTGGCTTTTCATGCCAAGTAACATTTCTTAGATTTATGAAATATGCAATAAATGAGAACTCGAATATCCTATGAGCCGGTCTGcctgactgtgtgtgtgtgcacattgtagattcagagagGTGGCAACCAAACCACAAGTGAAGACATATGGTAaaaaggagtaaagaaacacaagTGAAACCTTAGATTCCTTAAAGTACTCCCTTCTACTTTGATGAAAGCTTTACATCCCAttggcattctctcaagcagcttcatcatGTACCGGTGGTGACCTGGAATGTCCTTCTAACAGTCCGGAAGGAGTTTCCAGAGGTGCTGAGCACTTGGAGGCTGCTTTACCTTAACACTCCCGACCAACTCATCCCAAAATATCTTAATTGGGTTGAAAGCTGAATAATTATGGAGGCCATGCTATCAGGCACAGCGCTCGCTTTCCTTCTTGGGTACAGCTCTTCCACAGTCTGGAGGCGTTTTTCATGTCTTTTTCTTGTTGCAACAAAACTAATAGTCCCATTAGTTCCCACTAATCTGGTTTCACATCTGTTTCTTTACTGCATGTTTCTATGTGCCTTCATTCATGGTTTTGCTGCttacagtctgaatctacaatgttcaCATCACATTCCAATAATAAAAAGGAAAACCAGTGGATGAACTGGCCTAATCATTATACCagcactatatatacagtatgtataatgTACATAAATATCAAGTTCAATTTTGAACTAAAGGTCAGTGGAATGAATGCATTGCAATATCGCTGAAAGCATAGAAAATACGAGTACATTGATGGTGTATTTCACAGAATGCTTAAATGACAACTGTACTTTAAACAGACTTTGTATAAATCAATATTATAGACttgatataagaaactttgtagaaTATATGTTATAAAAGCAATGTGTctctttctttctccacttataagACAACTTTTCATCTCACTCCTGCCTCCTGAACTCAAAATTCAATCAATTTTGCTCAATACAAGTGGGGTGTCAGGTTGCACAGCATATTGAGACCTATGGAAAAGAAAGGAGTGAGGAGGAGAGCAGCAGAGTGAGAATCAGTGTGAGAGGCAGAGAAATGGATCATAGATAGTTTATGCcagtgctgaattcacagctacaaaCCCCAGTACTGCTATATAAATTCCTCCATGTCTCTGCTGCTTTTCTCTGCATAATGCTAAAGGGGAAAAAAAGAGCTGGAATCCCTCTTTCTTTGTGTTTAGGAGACATCCTAGCTGCTAGTCTCCACCCCCTAGCTCAGTGTCAATTGCAAAATAGAAATACAGCATGCACAGGGGAAATCTGGtggaaaatgcaggatacaagtaatacagtgaccaGAGATAGTCTTCACTCTCATGTACACAGGGACTACAGCTTGTTCTGAAAAGTTACTTTAAAGTATAGATCCCCTTCAAAGATGTTATCCAGGAATTAACAGTTATGTATACTTTCTCTCAAAAGCAGCTCCACCACATCTGTCCAGAAGTGCGGTACTGTAGCTTAGCGTCACTTCACCTTGGCGATCTGTAACACCAGACACAACTCAGGATAGACGTGGAACTGTTTATGGATGAAAGTTGCTTGTTTTCTCCAATAGCATACAGACACTTTAAAGAGAAGCACGATTTTGCAATATAAAAAGTAAAGACAGCGTATGATGTTTTCTTCTTGAGACATATGGGAGAcggtgcactgggtcttctcctgccATGGCCCCTTGTGCTGCCTCTGATGCTTGAATGACAGGTCATTGAAAAATCAGTCTCCCTGCCTTCTGTTTCAAATCTGGTGCTGGTGTCATCATTGCTGTGGGTAGCACATGTGCAGATTGATTTCCCAGCAGTCTACAATAAAATGGCACTATGGGTGGCGCATGAACAGTGATCTCTAAAATGTCATTGagacaagatctcaatctgcgcctgTGCCACCAACAGAACCATTTTATTGTAGACCAGCTGGGAACTCAATCTGTGCACTCATGGCGCACTGATGGCGCCACACCAGAGAGAAGTGTCTGAAGAATCAGTGATTTGTCATTCAAAAAGGGGCAGAACGAGGGGATGGGGCAGGTGGAGAAGGTCCCGGGTacagtccagcccctgtgcaccTAAATCTCATTAGAAGAAAACTTCAAAAGCTGAAAAAAAAGAACAATAAAGTGGATTTATTCCCCAAAGATATCAAATGAAtctatataacagtgccattacacCCATGTCTTTATTTTACATTTCAAAATCATGCTGACATTTTCTCTTTAAAAGGAATTTGTGGAGTCCCCATTTAATAATATTAATATATGCACATACAATCCAAGTTTATACCGACTCAACCTTGACTTGATTATTGTTTGTTAACATTGGTGATGGTTTGCTCTTAAACTTCTCTGCTCCATCATTAGAACTATCTTGAAAGAACATCCTTGCAGTACAAATAGAGATGATTATCCTCTTGTATTCCCTCCTGAAGTTTTGGTTCAGAAGGCCATAAATTATGGCATTAAGGCAACTGTTGAAATATGCCATGTAATAACTGCCAACAAACAACCACTCTGGGATTCTAGGTAGAATTGTCTCTGGGTTCATAGCGACAGCCAAACCTATAAAGTTTAATGGGGCCCAGCAGACTGCAAATAAGACAAATACCACAAACATTGTCAAAAAGTTCCTGAAGTCATGAGGTTTCAGTTTGGGCTTGTTGTCTGGTTTCACCCTGCGTCTTACTTGAATAACCAAGATCCATATACGTAAGTAGCAAAAAGTTACAATGGTAATTGGGAGTATAAAATGGAAAAACACCACAGCTATGGTGTACGCTGAACTAACAGACTGTGAGAACGTACAGGAGTAGATCCGGGCATCATATTGTAAAGATCCAACAAATAAATTTGGCACAATGGCAATGAATGTGAGCACCCAAATCAAAACCACATAGAATAATGAATTTTTGTCACTGTACAACTTGTCATATTTGAGGCTATGACAAATGTAGCAATAGCGATTGATTGCGACACCAGCAATGTTGAATATAGATCCTATGACGCTTATTCCCATCAAGAATCCACTAATTTGGCAATGAAGGTATCCAAGGTTCCATCCTTTTCGAAATATTGATGTCACTACCAAGGGATATGGGTAAATGGCCACCACCAAATCTGCCACAGCCAGGCTTACGACAAATATATTTCCTGTAAAAGAAAAATGCATACATTTAGTTCTCAAACTGATTTCAAGTCATGTGTCATTAATACTTTACGTTTCATAATTCTATGTGTATGATGACATCTTTCTCTAATTCTTTTGTACATATTAGAATTATATCCGGAATCTTGAAATCAGAAGAAGTTTCAAATCTACTGAAAGATATATACTTCATTTCTCCCTCAATCAAGAGTTAAACTACAAAATCATATCCAGATTGTATAAAACTCCAGATATTCTTAACAAAATGGATAAATCCTACTCACCTAACTGCTGGAGATGCAATCTGATAGTTGGAACCCCCTCCCATAATTTGTTTAGCTATTCTAAAATCATATCTTTCTGGGAATCTATTCATAAACAAATAGAAAAAGCTTTGAAAATATCATTCTCTCTAACACCCCAATTAATCCTTCTTAACATTCATCCTCAACATCAACATATTAGTACCTTTAGTATAATATCTCATCTCCTTAAGCGGCTAAAAGCCTCATAGCAAGACATTGGGAGGACACTGACCCCCTTCCCTCTCAGAATGGATCAACGAACCTAATAGTATAAATTCATTTGAAAAAATTTGCTTGACTCACTCCAAACAGGACAAGCTCCGTGAAAATTGGCACCAATGGCATGAATATCAAAAAATGATTGTTATAAATCTAGGAATCAAGTAACCAACTATATTTATGCTACACATAACTATATTTGTTATTAGTCTCTCCACCTTAAAGGAGAATATTTGCTAGTTCTCAACAGGACTACCCTCCTatttccccaccaccaccacccaccactacctgtaaaacatttttttaatgaattAGTCCCCCTTGCAACGTTAATAGTGGACACTCATGTCCCACATCAGTGTCATTCTAGTTACTTCAGCACTGGGCCTCCCAGGATTTGCATGACATTTTTATGCCAAGTGAGCCCTGCAACCAAGCATTGGCCGCTAATgggctgctgtgctctcacttccttCTGATGAACCCCAGACAAGTGGAAGAAGCAAGAGTGCCATAATTGCAGCTACTGGTAGGCTAGAGGGCTCCTGTGGTATAACAATGGCACACGAGCCCCAGGAAATCCAGAAATGACATTGTTGGAATGGCGCTGATCAGGTAGGTGagtatttgttatttttattttacaaggggagCTAATTCACTTTAAAAGAGGTTGACCGGGTAGTTGAAATCTGAAGTGTAAAATCTATCATTTGCTCAGtcggctgtcctatcctttcctactgCTCATCTACATAAGTTGTTTTGCTGCTGTCTGAAAGCACAGTCCCACCAGGACATTAGTGAAAAGTCAATTCATAGAAACAGAACACTGCATGTATATCGAGGAAACTAAGTCTGAGTAAAAGCGGAATGGGTGGGGGGTTGCAAAGACCAAAGTACAATGAATGCCTGGACAAAAGAAAGTTAGTTTGATTGTGTGTATAAAAGTCACATTTGTAAATGCTTACCCTTGTAAATTTTGCTATTGTCATGGCAAACTGACTGTCTGCTATGATAAGGATCAAGCCATGTGGTGCAGGTAGATGTCGTTGCAATGGAGATCCAAAAAGTGACTCAAACTGATAGTCTGGTTTACACTCAGGTGTCTGACACCCTTACTTATATAAAGTTAGATCAATATTTTAC
This window harbors:
- the MTNR1A gene encoding melatonin receptor type 1A translates to MLLNVSALNGSLQIPKELVLDRPPWVATALAAILIFTIVIDILGNLLVILSVLRNRKLRNAGNIFVVSLAVADLVVAIYPYPLVVTSIFRKGWNLGYLHCQISGFLMGISVIGSIFNIAGVAINRYCYICHSLKYDKLYSDKNSLFYVVLIWVLTFIAIVPNLFVGSLQYDARIYSCTFSQSVSSAYTIAVVFFHFILPITIVTFCYLRIWILVIQVRRRVKPDNKPKLKPHDFRNFLTMFVVFVLFAVCWAPLNFIGLAVAMNPETILPRIPEWLFVGSYYMAYFNSCLNAIIYGLLNQNFRREYKRIIISICTARMFFQDSSNDGAEKFKSKPSPMLTNNNQVKVESV